One region of Candidatus Bathyarchaeota archaeon genomic DNA includes:
- a CDS encoding redox-regulated ATPase YchF, translated as MSIVGKKTRPYSIGIVGKPNVGKSTFFSAATLAPAEIANYPFTTIKPNRGIGYIRTPCVHEEFNVKDNPVNSLCLDGVRLIPVELIDCAGLVPGAWQGRGLGNQFLDEIRKSDALIHIVDAAGATDIEGRQCKLGMHDPLEDVRFLEVEITMWIANILKRDWAKLARTVESGGTGADLLAQLEERLSGLSIKRGHIFEALHKAGLNADKPASWSEEVFLKFIDTLRRVAKPMLVAANKIDLLGAEENVGRLKQQDYFVIPCSAEAELALRRAAEKGWTDYKPGDCNYNILKPDALTETQRGALRTIKERILTPFGTTGVQEAINAAYFKLLNCIVVYPVEDIEKLSNHKGEVLPDAYIVPYGTTARQLAYLIHTELGDNFIYAVEAREKKRIGEDHVLKDRDVVSIVSAKKRA; from the coding sequence ATGTCTATAGTGGGTAAGAAAACCCGGCCATACTCAATTGGAATTGTTGGTAAGCCAAATGTGGGCAAATCAACCTTTTTTTCTGCTGCTACGTTGGCGCCCGCGGAAATCGCTAACTACCCGTTTACTACCATAAAGCCGAACCGTGGAATCGGATACATTCGCACACCTTGTGTTCATGAAGAATTTAACGTAAAGGATAACCCTGTCAACTCGCTGTGTTTGGATGGCGTGCGGCTTATCCCAGTGGAGCTTATTGACTGTGCTGGATTGGTGCCTGGGGCATGGCAGGGGCGAGGTTTAGGGAATCAGTTTTTGGACGAGATTCGAAAGTCTGACGCTTTGATTCACATCGTTGACGCGGCTGGAGCCACAGACATTGAAGGCAGACAGTGTAAGCTTGGCATGCATGACCCCTTGGAGGATGTGCGTTTTCTTGAAGTTGAGATTACAATGTGGATAGCTAACATTCTGAAGCGTGATTGGGCTAAGTTGGCGAGGACTGTTGAATCTGGGGGAACAGGAGCCGATTTGCTTGCGCAGCTTGAAGAGAGGTTAAGCGGCTTGTCTATTAAACGTGGGCACATCTTCGAGGCGCTTCATAAGGCTGGGCTGAATGCTGATAAGCCTGCTTCGTGGAGTGAGGAAGTTTTCCTAAAGTTTATAGATACGTTGCGGAGAGTTGCGAAGCCTATGTTGGTTGCTGCGAATAAGATTGACTTGCTTGGGGCTGAGGAAAATGTGGGGCGGTTGAAACAGCAGGATTATTTTGTGATTCCTTGTAGTGCGGAGGCTGAGTTAGCGTTGCGTAGGGCTGCGGAAAAAGGGTGGACGGATTATAAGCCGGGCGACTGCAACTATAACATTCTTAAGCCAGATGCTTTGACTGAAACGCAGCGTGGCGCTCTTCGGACGATTAAGGAAAGAATCTTGACACCTTTTGGCACTACGGGTGTGCAAGAGGCTATTAATGCTGCTTACTTCAAGCTTCTGAATTGCATTGTTGTTTATCCGGTGGAGGATATAGAGAAGCTTAGTAATCATAAGGGTGAGGTGTTGCCTGATGCTTATATTGTTCCTTATGGGACGACTGCTCGGCAGCTTGCTTATCTTATTCATACGGAGCTTGGTGATAATTTTATTTATGCTGTTGAGGCTCGAGAGAAAAAGCGGATTGGCGAAGACCACGTGCTGAAGGATAGAGACGTAGTCTCCATTGTAAGCGCCAAAAAAAGAGCCTAA